The following proteins are encoded in a genomic region of Desertifilum tharense IPPAS B-1220:
- a CDS encoding RNA chaperone Hfq — MSEFETTLPSTRQVQTLIVEKTEVELKLVTDDLLVGKIRWQDDYCICLNDHYDQPTIVWRQAIVYLKPKP, encoded by the coding sequence ATGTCTGAATTTGAGACCACTCTACCGAGTACCCGACAAGTCCAAACCCTGATCGTTGAAAAGACTGAAGTTGAACTCAAACTGGTGACAGACGATCTGCTGGTGGGTAAGATTCGCTGGCAAGATGACTACTGTATCTGTTTGAACGATCATTACGATCAGCCTACGATTGTTTGGCGACAAGCCATTGTTTACCTCAAGCCCAAACCTTAA